From Rhododendron vialii isolate Sample 1 chromosome 10a, ASM3025357v1, the proteins below share one genomic window:
- the LOC131303584 gene encoding protein DOG1-like 4: MSVAPSSASFMAQATRNGTPELETFHKFFECWLVEQDQHLQQLISASRNNDDNNNDGATSESTQQQRSENRSELRLLIDRVVQHYEQYYRAKSRWAKEDVLGMLSPTWRSTLEDAFLWIGGWRPSMAFHLLYSKSGLQLEAKLAELIRGLSTGDLADLSPSQLIQVDELQKSTIKEEKEITEKLAKHQETVADSSMVELSHVVSELLRSGSSGSAAGDEADERVESTLAPKEEGLEDLLHMADDLRLRTLKGVVDILTPIQAVHFLIAAAELHLRLHEWGKKKDAMNNRYHHAPGGDGSTTQPNLPS, translated from the exons ATGTCTGTGGCACCGAGCAGTGCCTCGTTCATGGCACAGGCCACCAGGAACGGCACGCCCGAGCTCGAAACCTTCCACAAGTTCTTCGAGTGCTGGCTCGTCGAACAAGACCAACACCTCCAACAACTCATCTCCGCTTCCAGAAACAACGACGACAACAACAACGACGGAGCGACATCCGAGTCGACTCAGCAGCAGCGGAGCGAGAACCGGAGCGAGTTACGGCTGCTAATCGACCGAGTCGTCCAGCATTACGAGCAGTACTACCGGGCGAAATCTAGGTGGGCCAAAGAGGACGTGCTGGGGATGCTCTCCCCTACCTGGCGGAGTACCCTTGAGGACGCTTTCCTTTGGATCGGTGGGTGGAGACCCAGCATGGCTTTTCACTTGCTCTACTCCAAGTCCGGGCTACAACTCGAGGCGAAACTCGCTGAGTTGATTCGTGGACTCAGCACCGGCGATTTGGCTGATCTCTCTCCGAGTCAACTCATACAG GTTGATGAGTTACAGAAGAGTACCATAAAGGAGGAAAAGGAGATCACGGAGAAGTTGGCCAAGCATCAGGAAACGGTTGCAGACTCGTCGATGGTGGAGTTGTCGCACGTGGTGAGCGAGCTGTTGCGAAGTGGCAGCAGTGGGAGCGCAGCAGGGGATGAGGCGGACGAGCGAGTTGAGTCAACTCTGGCACCCAAGGAGGAAGGGTTGGAAGATTTACTCCACATGGCGGATGATCTACGGCTGAGGACGCTAAAGGGCGTAGTTGATATTTTGACTCCAATCCAGGCCGTCCATTTCTTGATTGCTGCTGCTGAGTTGCACTTGAGGCTTCACGAGTGGGGTAAAAAGAAGGATGCCATGAACAACCGATACCATCATGCACCTGGCGGTGATGGGTCCACAACCCAGCCAAATCTACCAAGTTGA